One region of Labrus mixtus chromosome 1, fLabMix1.1, whole genome shotgun sequence genomic DNA includes:
- the ss18l2 gene encoding SS18-like protein 2, whose amino-acid sequence MSIVFVPKKLRGKAKINQETIQRLLDENDQLIRCISEYMQKGRAGECVQYQQILHRNIVYLATIADASPDTTPSSSSSTSSETPAPAADGHGMT is encoded by the exons ATGTCTATTGTTTTCGTCCCAAAGAAACTTCGCGGAAAAGCGAAAATCAATCAAGAAACAATACAGAGG CTGCTGGATGAAAACGACCAGTTAATCAGATGCATCAGTGAGTACATGCAGAAAGGACGAGCAGGGGAGTGTGTTCA ATACCAGCAGATCCTGCATCGAAACATCGTCTATCTGGCAACTATAGCTGATGCCAGCCCAGACACAACGCCCTCTTCTTCAAGT tctACCTCCAGTGAAACCCCAGCACCTGCTGCAGATGGACATGGAATGACGTGA